Genomic DNA from Solanum pennellii chromosome 3, SPENNV200:
CCAATGGAGTTTTGTGGAAGATCCATTTAGATCTGGAGGTAAAATTCTGATTGCTAGTAAATATCACGATTTGGAAGTTTACTGTCTTAGTTACTATTACCTTGATCTTTTGCAGGCCATttcttctagcagctcagaagTGCAAACAGTCCTCGAATTTTTGCAGAGGAGGAAATTAGAAGCAAATAAGGTCTGCTTTCTTTAATGCAGATGCTGTTTAGTCATGTAGAAATGTAATTTTCTCTGTTTGGTGCGTGAACATTTTGAGTTACTACAAAAAATAGTGGGCAGTTTGCCCTAATTTATTTGTTAGGATAGAAGCAGTTTCACCTTGACTGTGATAGACCCCATTGAGACATTAATTGGGTACTGTTGTACCAAACTACCAATCAATGCCTGTCCAAAAATGTCTTTGTTGAATATTTTGcagtaaattaatattttcaccATCTGAAATTGTTTGTTTCAGGCTAAACAGTTGTGTTTGGCAATGGCTCGGACAATTATTCTCGAACGGCGACCTGTGCCCATGGTTGCAAGGGCGATAGATGTCCTAGTCAACTGTTTCTCTCTTTCAATAAAAACGGGAAAACATCATATGGGATCAAAAGTGGAGAGAAGTTCAACAACCAGTGGTTCTAATGTTAATAGTGCTCTTGATGAATCCATCAGTCAAGCAGATACCTCTGAGAAGTCACCAAAACAAGAAAGTGGTAGTGGCACGCATGACAAGTCTATTGTGAAATCCTCTTCCATTACTTCTGAGTCTGAAGACAATGTTAGTTCTGCACAAAATAGAGGCAAATCTGTAAATGTTGATTTATCTAGTAGTGAACAAAATGGAGGTAACTTGGTTGGGACAGATGTATCAGGTGATGAAGCTCAGCCTTCTGTTGTACGACTTCAAGCTCCTGGATCAGGTAGCACTTCCCTAAGGACTGATGAACAGCAGGAGTCTCTCGTAACTTCTGCTGCAGTATCTCCAGATGATCTGTGCAGCTTCGTGTTTGTTCCTGTAGAGGAGGAAATGGCTGGGGATTCTTCTTACTTAGTTGCAATCATTGTTGAGTTCCTACGCAGGTACACAATTTTTCTGTGAGCTATCTCATAAATAGGGAATTCTTGTAATGCCATCGCTATCTAATCACATTTAGAAAAAACTTTGAATGTTTTATTAACTTATATAGGAGTAGTACTGCAGCTgttaataaatatacaaggCAGTTCATCTGTAAATATCCATTTTTTAACCCTGAAAGAAATATACAAGATTTTCTCAAAGGAAGGTCGTTTTTGTTTCGAGTCTAACCAAAACCAAACCACACCAAACTTTTCTCAACAGTAGGTCACAAGTTTTTACATGTTATTTCCCTCCTCTagtaagttatttttcctttttaaattatACCTACTTTGTGTCATATTATTATGCCTTTAATAGTTTATACCATTTTACGAGTTTTTTAAAGGTGAAGttcctaaaaaaaattttcttagtttcttttttaTGCTGTTTATATTACAAATTTACTAGTCTAATGCTTGTTACTTCAGGACTGTTGTCATCAACAGTTGGCATGATCTGGATGAACTAATAATGTGGATGTTTGgttgatagttttaaaaactaaataGTTGCGAATTATTTTTTAGCTTGATTAAAATATCCAATTCTATTTGTTCCTTAATCTTAATTCAGAAAACATTTCCATCGAACTGTTCAATCCCCATCCAAAGCTCTCCTTAAATATAGAACTCACCTTTTCTATAACTAAATCCTCATCAATCTGAACTGCTTCAGTTTTACCATGTTCATACATCTTGTAAAAGGGAATTTTTTTTGCTTGCTCTTCTTTCTGACATGTTTTTACTTTTGATGCATGAACTGTCTTTTCTGTATCTTATAGATCCTGTATCCATTCTTTCAGTGCTAACCTGGAAAGGTTGAAAGTGCCTCtgaatatttatgtattgaTGATACAACTGCTAGCACGGAACGAAAATTATGCAGAACTTGGATTGTTCATCATGAATAAGGTTAGCTAATTGTTATAGTATGTATTTTCAAATGTACCAGGAGtgctataacaaaaataagagttCTGTTTTTTTTCCTCGACAAACATCTATATGAGCCCTAAACTTGTGTTCATTGTGTTTTAGATAATTGAGCCCTCAAAAGAAGTTGCAATGCAATTACTAGCATCAGGCAGGCATAATTTTCAAACAAGGAAGTTGGGCCTAGATATGCTCAGAGAACTTGCATTGCACCATGACTATGTCCTGCTACTTGTTCAAGATGGATATTATCTTGAAGCTTTACGTTATGCCAGGAAAACTAAGGTATTCTTAAACTTTCCCTGGATCCGATATTTGAAAACCTTACTGTCaggaaaaaaattgaaggaaaaaaacCTTGAGTTGACCACTTCTATATCTGTGCGCTTACTTTACATGTTTAAACTCTGAAGGTTTCATTTTCATGCTTTAACTGGATTCCGTTGTTGGGCATGAGTTGAGATTAGGACTAAACCTGCCTGATAGTTTCAACTGTACTTTAACATCTCTTGATTACAGTATCGCAATAATGTGCCAAGCTGGCATTCCTTTATCTAAGAGAATTTGAGGAGTTGGGTTTTAGCTTCAGTTTCTGTTGATTGCACTCAAGACAAACTTGACAAAAACTTTCTTGTATGACTGAGGATTCTGACATTAAAGTGGATGTTATTCAGGTGAATACTGTTCAGCCTTCATTGTTTCTTGAGGCAGCTTATGCTTCTAATGACTCTCAACACCTGGCTGCTGTTCTAAGATTTTTCTCAGACTTCATTCCTAGGTTCAAGAGCACTACTGATCACCAAACTTTTAGTCGTTATCTTGCCGAGATGAATACAATGATTACTGCTTCAGGCACCAAACCTTGACATAAATGAAGAAGTTGGATCACTCTGTTCCCCCTTGAAGATCAATGATTCAGTTTATTGTTGAATGTCAAAGTTCTGAAAAATGGCTGTGGGGCTTCATGCAACAACAGTAAGAACCAGATACCGCTGTAACATGTAAAAACAGTCATTAATAAGCTTTAGCTTTTTGGATGAGACTTTTAACGCGTATCACAGAAATTAGTTTTTGAAATGCTGAGGACTAGTAAGATGGATGTAATTATCATACTCCATTTTCCTGGTGATCATattccttttttaatttttttttttttgtaggtggaccaaaatatttttctacctttttttttttcttatttactcAAAATCATCATTTTCCGTCATTTTTCCAATATAGAAGTAGACGAATGAGGTAGTGTCAGTTCGTTGACTCTcattatttttagaataaaaagataatttatttttgtgaaaaatagcattatgtgatgttattataatattatcttcaagattaaaaaaattataggttgtactatttaaaacataattaaaaaaaaaggaaaaatggtcaaaatacttttcaattttattttattgtttgattttacCCCTGTCATTAAAAAGAAGTTAATTTTACCCTTGTCGTGAATAAAAGTTAACAAATATACCCCTCCTTGGATGGAAATCcccaaatcaataaaaattaccCAATTTAACTTAGATTACCCAATTTAAACCCAATTCGACCCGAGCCAACCCACTTAATAATGTAAAATCCATTTCTTTTACCAAATAATACTTTGTTTTCcctaccaccaccaccaaagcCACCACTTTTGCCGAATCTCCTTCGCCACCATCGCAGGAACCACTCTCCCACTACTCTTCATCCTCCAAGTGAGCAGCCAAGAAAATCTAGCTAACAATAATACTACTTCAAGCAGATACCGCTTGAAGATCAATGATTCAGTTTATTGTTGAATGTCAAAGTTCTGAAAAATGGCTGTGGGGCTTCATGCAACAACAGTAAGAACCAGATACCGCTGTAACATGTAAAAACAGTCATTAATAAGCTTTAGCTTTTTGGATGAGACTTTTAACGCGTATCACAGAAATTAGTTTTTGAAATGCTGAGGACTAGTAAGATGGATGTAATTATCATACTCCATTTTCCTGGTGATCATAttccttttttaaattatttttttttttgtaggtggaccaaaatatttttctaccttttttttttcttatttactcAAAATCATCATTTTCCGTCATTTTTCCAATATAGAAGTAGACGAATGAGGTAGTGTCAGTTCGTTGACTCTcattatttttagaataaaaagataatttatttttgtgaaaaatagcattatgtgatgttattataatattatcttcaagattaaaaaaattataggttgtactatttaaaacataattaaaaaaaaaggaaaaatggtcaaaatacttttcaattttattttattgtttgattttacCCCTGTCATTAAAAAGAAGTTAATTTTACCCTTGTCGTGAATAAAAGTTAACAAATATACCCCTCCTTGGATGGAAATCcccaaatcaataaaaattaccCAATTTAACTTAGATTACCCAATTTAAACCCAATTCGACCCGAGCCAACCCACTTAATAATGTAAAATCCATTTCTTTTACCAAATAATACTTTGTTTTCcctaccaccaccaccaaagcCACCACTTTTGCCGAATCTCCTTCGCCACCATCGCAGGAACCACTCTCCCACTACTCTTCATCCTCCAAGTGAGCAGCCAAGAAAATCTAGCTAACAATAATACTACTTCAAGCAGTAACTTCTTTAAATCCAATAATACTGATAATTAAATTGTAAAATTccaaataaatcaaagaatgagAAACTCTTACGAACAACAATCCATTGGAGTCGAGAAAACTTCCTAAACCCTTGCAGATCTCTATTGAGGGATACGAAGACTAAAGATTcgaaatgaaatgatgaaacaaaACTTGGGCTGCAATGGTCgaaaaagagtgtgaaattgGGGAAGCTATTTTTCTCTGTGTATTTTTGTgaagtatttaaaattatgtgaaaatgaAATAGCAAATTTTTTGACTTATGTGCATAATCCAATCACTGAACAAAgttttaaaagaagaaaaaaagccAGTTAAGCAGCGACCTCCACGCATGTGGAGTCCTCGGAGCGTAAGCGTCAACGGCCTAAGCCAGCTCCGCTACAGGTCCACCCGTAAGAAAAGAAGATTGATAAAAGGAAtgagttatattattaaatgGGTCGGGTCGGAGTAAAATTGGGCAATTTAAGTCAAATTGggtaatattttattgataggATATTTTCATCCAATTGGGGGTATATTTGTTAAGTTTATTGACGGCAGGGGTAAAATTAACTTGTTTTTAACGGTAGGGGTAAAGTcaaccaataaaataaaattgagggGTACTTTTGACtattttcccttaaaaaaagTACAagtagtaatttttttattccatTTATAGTTTTGGGGTCAAATAGCCCTCACAAAAGTTAGATAGCTTCAAACTTTTAGatatttcaaatttgacttGTGATCTTTCCACAACTCAAAAGGTATCAATTTAGTCTTTTTATGAGGCATGCAACTTAACACACAACAAGTTGTCAAAAAAGTTTAACCTTACTAATTTAAAGATGTATTtgactcaataagcatgacattagttaaatcaattaaaattttatttttcctttccgtTTCACAATTAGGATAGTAAGGAAGAGTTTTATGAATCATTTCCAACAATCAACAAAggaattaaactcattttaatttatattcacGGCCTCCATCATTTCTAgttcttattatttttcttctaatagATTTTCAACCTTttcaaaatacatttaaaaattaaaaaaaaatttgaaaacgtcacttttattttttattaagtaaacATAGAcaacttagaaaaattattaatgaaagtgataaaatatttattttctctgtTAGTTAACATTTCTCCAAATTCACAATTATCATTGTGAATCAATTATAATAAAGcactttttcttttaacttaaaaatgagCCTTTTAGTGATTTGTTTTTTACGACAAGTCtcacacttttttaaaaaaatcaatcactGAGATTAATCTTAAATTACTCATGATAGTCACATAATCATGGTCAATATGACACAAAATGAGCATGTCAAAAATTAATAGAAGATAGCACGTAATTAGGAGTAGAAACTTTATTCATAACATCTAATTACACGCGTACTTCTTTCCcacaaaaatatcattttttcacAATTACATATTggtcaaatatataatttgtttgaaTCATGGtttgttaaaagaaaattagatatcaatttcttttcctCATGGAATGAGTATGAAGTACATCTTTCACATTTAATACCTTCCATAGGTAAAACACAATTTGATATATCTCTTTCCAAGGAACTTAAGTGGTGTAAaatcaccaagcatgatggtttGGACTCATTAAAAGGAGTATATCTTTCAAATCAATCTGTCATAacaaatatgatgatttatacTAGAACAAGTTAACCATTAATTAACATTCTCAATCATGTTTATATCTATAATCTTGTCACGAAAAGTTTTTCAGTAACATATGCCTGAGGTATAGGACCACAATTTTAAATTCACAAATTTGAGCAATATGACCATTTGTACCACAGACAAAACACCGTTCCTTCTTTTAAATTTGTGATTTTCTGTTTAGTTGTTTccactattattttttttgtgaggtctatcatcatttttctttaaaatcctTCTTAGGCTTCATAGATATATTTTTGCGAGAATCTAGAGTATCATTATTTGAATTAACTAAATTTACCTTTAGTGTGATGTTGCTCGCTTCTAATTGTAAAAGTTTTCTTGACCCCTAGTCTCTTCTTTCgttcatttttcattatcaaTGTTTCAAgagaaattttcttttgtttgtggcgcatagttttttgaaatccCATTCAAGAAGATGAAAGTTTATTTACTATACTACAACCAATAATATTCTCTCCAATTCAGGTCTCTTCGGATTTGAACTCTCCAACATACATTATAAAGTCTTGAACTTGATCGTCTATTGATTTTTTGCCATCGTTTGAAAACACAAATCAGTtagcaaaatatttttttcactccAGATTAATACTTATACTGCAATGCTtttcaaatttcctttttactagagtaaattttatattaagattataaTACCAACATTTTCATAATcatacttttctattttttttgaaaataaataagttcatCATCATTCATGGATGAATATATTGTCAACTTTATTAAGATTCTTCTCAGTTAAGCATAGAAACGTTGAAAAAACTTAAGTAGAGAAGTCCTTTGCCGTTCCACTTTTTGAAGTGATTACCATTGAATTGAAATCACTTGGTAAGATCTCTCATCTTGACATTCGTGAATTTTTCAACTGCAGTAAttgattttccttaaaattgttCGTAAAATTACATATTACAAATTGCAAATTACAATTGAGAAGAACATAAATTACCTTCAGGCGAAGGCGCAAATATGTCGCTTATGTTAAGGAGATTTAAGGCTATTGCAACAAAAGTTTCACCTGTCCTACAGTAATCTTCTTGACTTGTCCCTCTGTTATACATGAAAGAGGAATGGTGCAGTAAAAATATAGTGCGATCGACATACCTCTAGTCATTGTTGATGATATAGTCAGAGTCtacaattctttttttcttcaaagatcTTCTAAGCACTCAAAACCTCACTCTTAgataatatgtattttttaaaagtaatgtgCTTAGGAACCTTTGAACCAAATGACATACTTATAATCGTGCTTCCATCAAGAACGGTTAAGAGGTTATGGAAAGTTACCAACCGCTAGAGTAGTAGGATAGTGGATCCATGTTGTGGGATAATGGGTAGTTAACTACCTTCccattagtgggataatgggtCCATGAAGTGGGATAATAGACCTATGTAATACGGACCATATCAACATTAATAAAAATGCTAACATTCTCCCGCTTGATTTGTATATTCTAATcccattaatgaaatataatacaGGAATCATGACTATAGTTTCTCTGCGAGTAGTATCTTCCATGTATCACGTTGCACTATATCTCTAAACTTTAGcccatataattaattaatataactcAAATATTTATTCAAGGTCCATACTTTAGCGATATTtgtgaaaataaaattgaatgtgCACACAGTAAACgagaaatatcatataaaatagagTTTCGTAAATATTCATTGTTACAACGAAATTTTACATAGTGGGACTAAGTTCCATTGTGACTACATGATCCTTAAATTTTTATGGTGGCATGCCTTTAGTTAAAGGATTAGATAACATTACTTCAGTGCTAACGTGTTCAATGACCACTTTCTTGTCTTTAACACGTTCTTTTATGGCTAGATATTAGATGTCGATATGCTTGCTTCGACTACCACTTTTATTATTCTTAGCCATAAAGACAACAGCTGAATTGTCACAATATAACCTTAATGGCTTCAATATAGTCGACAATTCTAAGTCCATACATAGAACTCTTTAACCATACATGATGTGAGGTAGCCTCGAAACAAGAAACAAACTCAGCCATTATAGTGGACGTAGTAACTAGAGTTTGATTGACACTTCTCCAAGATATAGCTCTACCGGCTAACTTAAATATGTATCCTGAAGTTGATTCCGGTGAATCAACACAACCAGCAAAGTCCGAATCAGAGTAGCCAATGACTTCTAAGTCATTGATCGTTTGTACATAAGCATGTAATTTTTTGTTCCTTGAAGATATCTTAAGACTTTCTTTGCAGCTCTCCAGTGGTCAAGGCCTGGATTACTCTGATATCTTCCTAATATTCCAACAACAAATGATATGTCATGTCTTGTACAAACCTAAGTATACATCAAGATTCTGATAGTAGAAGCATAAGGGATGTCCTTCATTTGTTCCCTCTCAAGATCTTTCTTCAGGCACTGATTCAAATTGGACTTTCCACCCTTGACAATAAGAGCTACACTTGATGAACAATCTTTCATTCAAATCCtctctaaaattttattgatataagaTTCTTGAGATAAACCTAAGGTCCTTGATGTCTATCTCGATGAATCTCAATACCCATAACATAAGATGCATCACccatatctttcatatcaaaatttttAGAGAGAAATTGTTTCACGTCATGTATCAGTATATTCCCTTATCATTGGATGCAAGTaaatatcatccacatatagaactaagaaacatattttactTCCACTGATCTTATGATATATACATTGATCCATAATGTTCTCAACAAAGTCGAATGAAGAGATAACattatgaaatttcaaatacCATTAATGGGAAGCTTTTTTTAGTCCATATataaatttctttaatttgcatACCAAGTGCTCATATTACTATAGGAGAATCCTTTAGGTTGTTTCATATAAGCCTCTTCCTATAGATCACCATGAGAAATGCGATTTTCACATCTATTTGTTGCAATTCTATGTCAAAGTGTACTATTAATTCCAATATTATGCGCAAGGAATCCTTTTTAGACACAAGAGAAAATGTCTTAGTGTAATCAATTTCTTCCTTTTGAGTGAATCCTTTAGCATTGAGTCTTGCTTTATATCTTTTATGTTGTCTGATTAGTCCTTTTTAGTCTTAAAAATCCATTTACACCCAATGGTTTTATCACCACCAGGTAATTCAACAAGATCCCAGATTTCGTTACTTTTCATAGAATTCATTTATTCTTTCATGGCATTGTACCATAATCTAGACTCTTTAAAATTCATGGCTTGTAAAAAAGACTCAGgattattttcaactccaatttcAGATTCTTGCAAATATATAACAAAGTCACTAGGATTTGCTGATTTTCTttctctagtagatcttctcAATATTGCACCAACATTTCCTTTGTATCATGTTGTTGAACTGGTTGTTCAATAATTTCAGGAATTACTTGAACAAGTTGATCTATGTGCACGTTTTCAGCAGTTTGTAAAATCTCATTGAATTGTTGCGCAACACCCAATTGAACTTGAGGGGTATTATGTACAACAATCAATTTTGACTTGAAGTGGAAGGTTGATCTCTTATAGAAATTATATGCTAAAATTGATCATTCCCactaattaatttcattttcaagaaattttgcaTTTCTTGATTCCACAATCCTAGTACTGTTAGATGGAGAATGGAATCTTTATCCTTTAGACCTTTCGGCATATCCAATGAAATATCCACTAATGGTCCTAGGATCCAGATAGGCATCCCCATACACGTATATGTGTTAAGCTAGGTTTCCAACCTCTAAATAACTTAAAAGGTGTCTTTGGAACAACCTTGGTTGGAACTCAATTTAACATGTACGATGATGTCTTAAGAGATTCAATCTACAAGGACTTAGATATTTTAGAGCTACTTAACATACTATGCACCATGTTCAATAATGTGCAGTTTCTTCTTTCTGCTACACCATTCTGATCCAGAGAACCAATAGTATATTAGGCaacaatcttattttgttgaagaaacttCGCAAACGGACCTTGTGCATGTCCATCTTCTGTATATCTACTGTAATACTCACTACCTCTATCAGTTCTCACaatcttaatttgttttttacaTTGTTTCTCTACTTTAgccttgaaaactttaaaggcTTCTAATGTTTCACTTTTATTATGAAACATGTAGTGATACATATATCGTGagtaatcatcaataaaagtgatAAAGTATTTATGATCATATGCGTCCATGTCTGGACAACATATATCTAAATGTATGATTTCTAATACGGTTGAACTCCTCTTGGTACCTTTTTTTTTGACTTGTTGGTATGCTTGCCTTTATTGTAGTCCGTACAAGTATCAAAATCAGTAAATTTAAAGTACTAAGTACTCCATCATTTACTAGTCTCTTAATTCTATCGATGGAGATACATCCCAATCTCCGATGCCATAAGATAGATGAATCTTTATTTATAACACATCATTTAGTGCCAGATTGTACATGTATAACATTATGAGTGGaatcattttgtaaattaagAGAGAAAAGACTATAAGACAATGTACCATATTCAACAAttttagatttataaaataatttggaaTCACCTTCTAGAAAGAAGGAATATCCCAAAGGTACAAGTCTTGATACTGAAATTAAATTCCTAGAAATTAGGAACATAAAAAGTCTTTTCTAActctaaaataaaatcattactAATAACTAAATTGCACGCCCCAATAGCTTCAACATGTGATTGCATCTTGTTTCCAGATAGATGATTCGCTCAGCTCCCACTGGCTTCCGCAGGTTTCTTAAATCTGGCAAGAAATTCTTAATATGGATtgtaaaaaaagaatcaaaccACCATATGTTACGATTAACATCAATCATATTAGTTTCATAACAAACTGGAGATTTTGAAGTACCTTTCTTAACAAGTCATTGTTGAAACTTGACACAGTCCTGCCTTATGTGTCCCTTCTTTCTACAGAAGTGACActtgtcttctttttttatgtCAGTTTTAAGTGGTATCTTTCCTTTAGACGTCTTGTTGGTTTGATTGGTCTTTTTTCCTTGAGTATTCGTGAATTCACTTTCTCCCGTTTACATCAGTAGACCTTCCATTTGAACACACATGACCATGAGTTCATTAATAGACTATTTATCTTTATGTGTGTTAGAAGAGATCTAAAAGGGGTCATACTGTGCAGGTAGAGTATTCAAGATATAGTGCACAAGAAAAGTTTCAGACATATCGACCTCAAGAATCTTCAATTGATCCTCTAAGTCTCACATTTTCATAATGTGCTCATGCACATTGCTCACACTAGTGAGCCTCATTGATgagaatttcataattaagGTGCTGGCAAGTTATAACACCCTAGAAATTTTTTCGAACTAAGACTCGAACTGTTCTTTGTAGTGAGTGAGATATTCCAAAGGAACTTAAAAGTTCTTAAGGATTAAGATCAATAGATGTAGAACattgagttccaaaaagaacaaaattggaaataggaaaaatctgaaaattttcaagttaagctaagtatgaattttaggtcaacttcaaacgaccataacttctatcacaggatgagttaggtgagCTACAAGTTACCTCAGGAAATATCATTGCATTATCTTTCTAAATCCACCGAGTTTGCTAATTTTCGAGTTGAGATATGACCTTCTGAAGTTAGATTGTTCAGTTAAGAAAAGTTagctgaaaatagtgaggggtattttagtcgtttccttacccaatcagacTTAACTCgttttagtattattttagGGGTCCAATActtttaggttcagttttaaAATCCTAATATTCACCTAggattttagttgagagttcaagaagaggcaaaaaaagaaaagaggagaaaagaggcaATGATGAAGGCGTTTGTCGACGTTCTTGAGTTTAGTTGCGAATTCTTGCCATGGGTCTAATCCCTAAGAGGTGTATAAGATTCCATAGTGTTatgttagttcacccacacgccaaaattgttattttcagcgtaatttcattctcaaaaagttgaaggatttaagttcttgatagATGTTCTTGAGGTTCATTGTAGATCTTGTCTTGTTGgcgttttgatgatttattaaGATGAAATTGATTGTTTTTAGTGTATTAGTGTTTACATAGATAAGGTAATTGAATGTAAggaaaacttgagaaaagaaatcaaataaaagcGATTTAGGGTTAGAAAATGAGAGACAAAATTCGTTGAAACGTTGCCTGAAGAAGGGCTGGCTAGGTGCGCCCCAGAGGGCTGGGACGGCGCGCTCGAAGTTTTAAATCTATGATGTTAGGGTCCGAGGCTCGCTCCGGAAGGCGCCAGGGTCGCCTACCCCCAATCCTAGTCCGTCAGTTGTCCCGTTTGAGCtcatttaaagtgtatcttctctccttttgattctaaacactttaaactacTTATAAACACTTataaatcattcataacatggatcataaccttgaaacgataattcaaattcaaggtaaagtcaatattaagttttgagagttcttccCAACCTTTTGAGAGAGCCTCTTCGAGttcttttgaggagtcttcttcaactt
This window encodes:
- the LOC107014838 gene encoding uncharacterized protein LOC107014838 isoform X1, producing the protein MSAQASSSQPSGFGSSGALSHVYIQYPPLRCTISGARNIFYDEGTKQLIVPTSDQVFCWKTTPFNPNVTPSSDQIGEGPVLSIRYSLDLKLLAVQRSTHEVQIQNRESGDTFSFKCRSGSERILGFFWTDSPTCDIVFVKTSGLELFSCSSGIRSLQLVETKKLNVSWYVYTHESRLVLLATGMQCKNLTGYQISSVGIVRLPRFDMAMAKSEVNSKPVLAAEDVYIVTVYGRIYCLQLDKIAMQLHCYRFYRDAVIQQGSLPVYSNKIAVSVVDNVLLVHQVDAKVVIIYDIFADSQVPVSAPLPLLVRGFSRANAAASQLMGQNIEGLEGKDSNHGETIIYADEWVFLVPDLICDTANGVLWKIHLDLEAISSSSSEVQTVLEFLQRRKLEANKAKQLCLAMARTIILERRPVPMVARAIDVLVNCFSLSIKTGKHHMGSKVERSSTTSGSNVNSALDESISQADTSEKSPKQESGSGTHDKSIVKSSSITSESEDNVSSAQNRGKSVNVDLSSSEQNGGNLVGTDVSGDEAQPSVVRLQAPGSGSTSLRTDEQQESLVTSAAVSPDDLCSFVFVPVEEEMAGDSSYLVAIIVEFLRRSCIHSFSANLERLKVPLNIYVLMIQLLARNENYAELGLFIMNKIIEPSKEVAMQLLASGRHNFQTRKLGLDMLRELALHHDYVLLLVQDGYYLEALRYARKTKVNTVQPSLFLEAAYASNDSQHLAAVLRFFSDFIPRFKSTTDHQTFSRYLAEMNTMITASGTKP
- the LOC107014838 gene encoding regulator of MON1-CCZ1 complex isoform X3 produces the protein MSAQASSSQPSGFGSSGALSHVYIQYPPLRCTISGARNIFYDEGTKQLIVPTSDQVFCWKTTPFNPNVTPSSDQIGEGPVLSIRYSLDLKLLAVQRSTHEVQIQNRESGDTFSFKCRSGSERILGFFWTDSPTCDIVFVKTSGLELFSCSSGIRSLQLVETKKLNVSWYVYTHESRLVLLATGMQCKNLTGYQISSVGIVRLPRFDMAMAKSEVNSKPVLAAEDVYIVTVYGRIYCLQLDKIAMQLHCYRFYRDAVIQQGSLPVYSNKIAVSVVDNVLLVHQVDAKVVIIYDIFADSQVPVSAPLPLLVRGFSRANAAASQLMGQNIEGLEGKDSNHGETIIYADEWVFLVPDLICDTANGVLWKIHLDLEAISSSSSEVQTVLEFLQRRKLEANKAKQLCLAMARTIILERRPVPMVARAIDVLVNCFSLSIKTGKHHMGSKVERSSTTSGSNVNSALDESISQADTSEKSPKQESGSGTHDKSIVKSSSITSESEDNVSSAQNRGKSVNVDLSSSEQNGGNLVGTDVSGDEAQPSVVRLQAPGSGSTSLRTDEQQESLVTSAAVSPDDLCSFVFVPVEEEMAGDSSYLVAIIVEFLRRSCIHSFSANLERLKVPLNIYVLMIQLLARNENYAELGLFIMNKIIEPSKEVAMQLLASGRHNFQTRKLGLDMLRELALHHDYVLLLVQDGYYLEALRYARKTKYRNNVPSWHSFI
- the LOC107014838 gene encoding uncharacterized protein LOC107014838 isoform X2, with the protein product MSAQASSSQPSGFGSSGALSHVYIQYPPLRCTISGARNIFYDEGTKQLIVPTSDQVFCWKTTPFNPNVTPSSDQIGEGPVLSIRYSLDLKLLAVQRSTHEVQIQNRESGDTFSFKCRSGSERILGFFWTDSPTCDIVFVKTSGLELFSCSSGIRSLQLVETKKLNVSWYVYTHESRLVLLATGMQCKNLTGYQISSVGIVRLPRFDMAMAKSEVNSKPVLAAEDVYIVTVYGRIYCLQLDKIAMQLHCYRFYRDAVIQQGSLPVYSNKIAVSVVDNVLLVHQVDAKVVIIYDIFADSQVPVSAPLPLLVRGFSRANAAASQLMGQNIEGLEGKDSNHGETIIYADEWVFLVPDLICDTANGVLWKIHLDLEAISSSSSEVQTVLEFLQRRKLEANKAKQLCLAMARTIILERRPVPMVARAIDVLVNCFSLSIKTGKHHMGSKVERSSTTSGSNVNSALDESISQADTSEKSPKQESGSGTHDKSIVKSSSITSESEDNVSSAQNRGKSVNVDLSSSEQNGGNLVGTDVSGDEAQPSVVRLQAPGSGSTSLRTDEQQESLVTSAAVSPDDLCSFVFVPVEEEMAGDSSYLVAIIVEFLRSANLERLKVPLNIYVLMIQLLARNENYAELGLFIMNKIIEPSKEVAMQLLASGRHNFQTRKLGLDMLRELALHHDYVLLLVQDGYYLEALRYARKTKVNTVQPSLFLEAAYASNDSQHLAAVLRFFSDFIPRFKSTTDHQTFSRYLAEMNTMITASGTKP